The region TGACCGCGCACCCGGACAACATCGAGGTGGCCGTGCACGACCGCAGCCCGCAGGCCCCGCGCATGCGCACCTCCGACCTGAACGGCGGCACCGGAGGCTTCGGCTGGCCCATGGTCAACCGCCTCGCCCGCGCCACCACGGTGACCGGCCACACGGCCGGCGGCAAGACCGTAAGCGCCCTCCTCGCCCGGTAGCGCCAAGGCGCCGCCGCCGCCCGGCGTGACCGGTGGCCTCCCCAAGGTCAATCTCACCGATAACCGCTGTACCGACAGCCGTGACGGCTGCCTGCAGCGCCGGTTTCCGAGGCTGCTATATCCGTCAAGCGGCCATCGCGAGGTTGTTGGCGGCCGTCAAGCTCTCCTCGGCCGGCCCCCGTTCGAGCAGTTCAACGACCTGGCGGGCGATGGCCCGCTTCAAGCAGCGCCGGGCCTCCCGAGGCGACTTGCCCTCGGTGGTCCGCCGCTGAATGTAGACCTTGGTTGCTGGGTCGATGCGCATGCGGATCAGCACGATGGTGTGCAGCGCCCGGTTGAGTTGCCGGTCGCACCTCCGGTTCAGCCGGTGGCGGTTGGTCAGGCCGGAGGACGCGGGGATCGGCGGCGTGCCGGCGAACGCCGCAAACGCGGCCTCGGACCGGAAGCGGCCCGGGTGCGACCAGCTCACCAGGATCTGACCCGCGCTGATCGACCCACGCCGCGCAACCGCAGCAGCTTGGGCGCCATCGCCTCGACCAGTACGACGATCTCGGCCTCCAGCTCCTCCGCCTCCGCTCGCAACGCCTGGACCCGAACGGCGGTGGACCGCAGTGCACGCGCGGTCATCCGGGGCTCGATGGCCTGGATCGGCCGCTCCCGGAGCTTGGCGCAGTGCTATATCACCGCCTTGCGGCCCTCGCCGCGCAGCTCGGCCCGCAGGTCCTCGGGCGCGGACACGATCAGCGCCTTGAGGTGATTGATCGCCGCCGCGCACGAGGTGACGGCGCCCTGACGGGTGGCCAGCAGGACCCGCAGCGCCTCGCGTTCGCCGCGGCGACGCGGGTGAATCAGGTGCTCGGCGGTCAACGCCTCCAGTCGGCAGCAGGCTACCCTCGGCCCGTCTTCGATTAGCAAAAATCAAGACATAGAAGACTTATCGGAGAATGCCGTTCCCAGGATGTTCCCATCTGGGCGCAGAAAAAGCCCCCCACGATCTTCGTGGGGGGCTTTCAAGGCTCTGACCTGGGCCTTCTTGAGCCGCCTTCGGGATTCGAACCCGAGACCTACGCATTACGAGTGCGTCGCTCTGGCCGACTGAGCTAAGGCGGCATGCTGCGGTGCCAGATTGGCAGCATCAGCGTCGCCAAGTCTACACAGTTTCGAGGGGTGCTCCGTACGGGGTCGGGTAGGGCCCAGGCGAGGCCGGGGCTGGTCAGCGGCAGCGGGTGTGGGGGGTGGGCGGGCGGCCGGTGAGGAGGTAGGTGTTGATCGCGTTGTCGATGCAGCTACTGCCGCGGCCGTAGGCCGTATGGCCGTCACCGTCGTAGGTGAGGAGGGTGGCGGAGGAGAGCTGGGCGGCCAGGGCGCGGGCCCAGGGGTAGGGGGTGGCGGGGTCGCGGGTGGTGCCGACGACGACGATGGGGGCGGCGCCCTTGGCGTGCAGGGCGTGAGGGTTGCCGGTCGGGCGGACAGGCCAGTAGGCGCAGTTCAGGGCCGCCCAGGCGAGGGCACCGCCGAAGACGGGGGATGCCTTCCGGAAGGCGGGGAGGGATTTCTTGACCTCGGCGGGGGTGCGGAAGGCGGGTGGGAGGTCGAGGCAGTTGACGGCGGGGTTGGCGTACATGAGGTTGGCGTACGAGCCGTCGGTGTCGCGCTCGTAGTAGAGGTCGGCCAGGCTGAGCAGACCGCCGCCGTGGCCGCGCATCGCGGAGCGGAGGGCGGTGCGCAACTGGGGCCAGGCGGTCTCGTCGTACATGGCGGAGATCACGCCCATGGTGGCGAGGGGCTCGCCCAGGGCGCGGGACTCGCCGGTGGGGACCGGGTGGGAGTCGAGGCGGGTGAAGAAGGCGCTGAGCCGGTCGCGGGCGGCGGCCACGGAGCCGGTGCCGAGGGGGCAGCCGGTGCGGCGTACGCAGTCCTCGGCGAAGGCGGTGAAGGCGGTTTCGAAACCGGCGGTCTGGTCGCGGTTGATGCGCCGGGAGGACAGCGTCGGGTCGAGGGCGCCGTCGAGGACGAGACGGCCGACGCGGTGCGGGTAGAGGTCGGCGTAAGTCGCGCCGAGGAAGGTGCCGTAGGAGGCGCCGAGGTAATGGAGCTTCCGGTCGCCCAGCGCGGCGCGCAGCACATCCATGTCGCGGGCCGCCTCGACCGTCGAGACATGGCGGAGGATCCGGCCGGAGCGGGCCGCGCAGCCGTGGGCGAACTTCTTGTAGGCGGCGACGAGACGAGTGGTCTCGCCGCGGCCGTCGGGCGTCTGGTCGGTCTGGGTGAAGGCGTCCATCTGCTTGTTGCTCAGACAGGTGACGGGCTCGCTGTCGGCCACGCCGCGCGGGTCCATCGCCACCATGTCGTAGCGGGCGCGCACCCGGGTCGGGTAGCCCACGGCCGCGAAGCTCTGCAGATAGCCGACCGCGGAGCCGCCGGGGCCGCCGGGGTTCACCAGGAGCGAGCCGAGGGGGCGGCCGGGGCCGGTCGCCTTCTTACGGGAGACGGCGAGTCTCAGGTCCCGGCCGGTGCCGGGTCTCGCGTAGTCGAGTGGGGCCTTGAGCGTGGCGCATTCGAAGTCCGCGCCGCCGCAAGGGCGCCAGCTCAGCGACTGCTCGTAGTACGGCCTGAGGGCGGCGGGGACGGCCTTCTTCGACATCGACGCGGCGGGCGGCGAGGAGGCGTCCGCGGAGCAGCCGGAGGACAGCAGGGCGGCGGAGGCGAGGGCGGCGCCGAGGGTCCGGAGCGGGCGGCTGCTGTGCGGGGCGTTCATGGGCTGATCCCTCGGTTCGCGCGGTCGAGTCGCGGGATCGCACCGGTCGGATCATCCGGATCACGTCGAGCGAGGTGATCCGGGTGGTCAGGGTCGTCAGGGTGATCACCCTGATCGCTCGGATCCTGGAGATCGGGCCCTGGAGATCGCGTCCTGGAGATACGGCCGGTTTGCCCCCTTACGGAGAGTATCCGCACGGACACGCTTCATGCGCGCGGGAGCGAACCCGTACGGGTGACTCAGCCGGCCCGCAGCGCCATGGTCATCGCCTCGACCGCCAGCAGCGGCGCCACATTGCTGTCCAGCGCCTGACGGCACGCCGTGATCGCCTCGATCCGGCGCAGCGTCCGCTCGGGCTTCGAGCCCGAGGCGATCCGCTCCAGCGCGTCCCGTACGTCGGTGTTGGCGAGCGCGACCTGGGAGCCGAGCTGGAGGGCCAGCACATCGCGGTAGAAGGCGATCAGATCGGTGAGCGCGAGGTCGAGGGTGTCGCGCTGGGTGCGGGTGGCACGGCGCTTCTGGCGGTCCTGGAGATCCTTCATGGCCCCGGCCGTGCCGCGCGGCAGCCGCCCGCCCGTACCGGCCGCGGCGCCCAGGGCGGCGCGCAGCTCCTCGGTCTCCTTGACGTCGACCTCCTCCGCCACCTGTTTGGCGTCCTCGGCCGCCGCGTCGATCAGCTCCTGGGCCGCCTTGAGGCAGCCGCCCACGTCGTCGACACGCAGCGGGAGCTTCAGGACGGCGGCGCGGCGGGCGCGAGCCCGCTCGTCGGTGGCCAGACGGCGGGCGCGGTCGATATGGCCCTGGGTGGCGCGGGCGGCGGAGGCGGCGAGCCCGGGGTCGATGCCGTCGCGCCGGACGAGGAGGTCCGCGACGGCCTCCACCGGAGGCGTGCGGAGGGTGAGGAGGCGGCAGCGGGAGCGGATCGTGGGCAGCACATCCTCCAGCGAGGGCGTGCACAGCAGCCATACGGTGCGTGGGGCGGGCTCCTCGACGGCCTTGAGGAGAACATTGCCCGCGCCCTCGGTAAGGCGGTCGGCGTCCTCCATGACGATCACCTGCCACCGGCCGCCGGCGGGCGACAACTGGGCACGGCGGACGAGTTCCCGGGTCTCCTTGACGCCGATGGTGAGCATGTCCGTACGGACCACCTCCACATCGGCGTGGGTGCCGACGAGGGCGGTGTGACAGCCGTCGCAGAAGCCGCAGCCGGGGGCGCCGCCGAGCGCCCGGTCCGGGCTGACGCACTGCAGCGCGGCGGCGAAGGCGCGGGCCGCGGTGGCCCGGCCGGAGCCGGGCGGGCCGGTGAACAGCCAGGCGTGGGTCATCTTGGACGACGCCATGGGCTTCTCGGCCGGGGCCGCCAGGCCCGCCGCCGTGACCAGGGCCTCCGCATCCCGCGCGGCAGCCGTCAGCTGGGCCGCTACTCGGTCCTGCCCGACCAGGTCGTCCCACACCGCCATGGCTGCCTCCGCCGTTCGTGCTTACGGCAACCCATTGTGGGCCACCCCACCGACAGCCGAGGACGCCGTCGGCGACGGCGCCCGGCCGGCCGGGCCGTCAGGGGCCCCGTCGCCTCGTCGGCGGGGCCTCCGTCGGCGGGCCTCCGTCACAGGGGCCTCCGTCACAGGGGCCTCCGTCACAGGGGCCTCCGTCACAGGGGCCTCGTCGGCCCCTGCCGTCAGCGACTGCCCGCCAGCGCCCCTGCCGCCAGCGCCCCAACGTGTCACCGCGCCGTCGGCGACCCTGTCCGTGACGTCCTCGCCGAGATACGCCTCGGCGTCGCGCTCGAGCTCCTGCCGCACCCGCGCGGAGATCTCCTGCGCGGTGTAGCGCTTGCCGTCGACGTCGCCGGTGACGGGCTTCCGCCACCGGTCCTCGCCCACATAGCCGTCGGCGTCCTGCCGTCAGCAGGCCCGGTCAAGCGCCCCGATGTCGCCGACCTGCCGTCAGCGATCCCCCGTCGGCGCCCTGCCGCACCGCCCTGCCGTCAGCGCCCTGCCGTCAGCGCCCTGCCGTCAGCGGCGTCGGCCGTCCTCGTCGTCGCGCGGGCCGAGCAGTTCGTCGGCCAGCGACGGGAGGTCGTCCAGCGGGGTCTCCTCCGCCCACTCGGGACGGCGGCGGCGCGGACGCGGCGACTCCGCACCGCCCTGCGCCTGGCCCTGGTCATGCCCCTGATCCTGGCCGTACTGCGGCATCTCGCGCGTGCGCTCGTTCCCCTCGCCCTGGCCCTGCGCCTGCTCCTGGCCCTCGTCCGGCCGGAACAGCCACGGCGGGACCCGGTCCGCCGGATCGGCGGACCGCTCGTCCCGTACGGGCGGCAGGACGGCCGTCTCGTCGGCCGCGTTCGTGGGCGGCTCGGCGGGCGGCTGCGGCGGGAAGGCCGTCTCCTCGGCGTCCGGGCCGCCCCGGCGCTCCGGGCCGTCCTGGGGCCGTACGGGCGGCAGCACGGCGGTGTCGCCGGCGTCCGGGCCGTTCTGGGGAGGCACGGGCGGCAGCAGCGTGGTCTCGTCCGCGTCCGGCCCGGCGGCGGGACGGCCGGAGCCGCCCTCGCCGACGTACTCCGCCCACGGGTCGAACCGCGGCGTCTGGACCGTCTTCGTCGAGTCCGGGTCGCCGGAGGCGGGGCCCGCCGCGTCCCGGGCGCCGCCGGCGTCCCGCGAGCCGCCCGCGTCGTGCGGCGGCGGGGCCGGGGTCTCGGTCTCCACGGTCGGCGCCTCGGCCCCGGAGGAGGCCGCCGCATCCGCCGCGTCCGCCGCCAGCCGCGCCTGCTCCGCCCGCAGCAGCGCCTCCTCGGCCTTGCGCTGCTCCTCCTGACGGCGCGCCTCGGCCTCGGCCCGCCGCACGGCCTCCGCCTCCGCCTCCAGGCGGCGCCGCTCCTCGTCGACGGCGCGGGCGCGGTCCTCGGCCTCGATGCGCTTGCGGTCCTCCTCGGCCCTGCGGCGCGCGTCCTCGGCCCGCTGGCGGGCCGCCTCCGCCTGCCGTTCGGCCTCGCGCTGGCGGGCCTCCTCCAGCTCGCGGCGCTTGCGCTCCTCCTCCTCGGCGCGCGCCTTGGCGAGCGCCTCCTGGCGCTCGCGCTCCAGCCGCTCCTCCTCGGCCTTACGGGCGGCCTCTTCCTCGGCGCGGCGGCGGGCCTCCTCCTCGGCGGCCTTACGGGCCTCCTCCTGGGCCTTCACCTCCGCATCGGACAGCGGCAGCATCTGGTCCAGGCGGTGGCGCACCACGGAGGTGACCGCCTCCGGCAGCTGCCCGGCGTCGACGACGAGATAGCGGGCCGGGTCGGCGGCGGCGAGGGCCAGGAATCCGGACCGTACGCGCTGGTGGAACTCGGCGGGCTCGGACTCGAGCCGGTCCGGGGCCTCGGTGAAGCGCTCGCGCGCGGTCTCCGGCGAGACGTCCAGCAGCACCGTCAGATGCGGCACCAGGCCGTTCGTCGCCCAGCGCGAGATACGGGCGATCTCGGTGGCGGCGAGGTCGCGCCCCGCGCCCTGGTAGGCCACGGACGAGTCGATGTAGCGGTCGGAGATGACGACCGCGCCGCGCTCCAGCGCCGGGCGGACGACGGTGTCGACGTGCTCGGCGCGGTCCGCCGCGTACAGCAGCGCCTCGGCGCGGTGCGAGATCCCGGCGGACGAGACGTCGAGCAGGATCGAGCGGAGCCGCTTGCCGATCGCGGTCGCACCCGGCTCACGGGTCACCACGACCTCGTGGCCCTTGGCCCTTATCCACTCGGCCAGCGCCTCCACCTGCGTGGACTTGCCCGAGCCGTCGCCGCCCTCGATGACGATGAAGAAACCGGTGGCGGTCGGGCCCTCGTCCGTGCCCCCGCCGCCGAGCAGCGCCTCGCGCAGATCGCGCCGCAGCGGCACTCCCTGCCGGTCGTCTGTCCGGCCGAGGACCAGCGCGGCGACGGGCAGCAGCAGCGCGCCCACCAGCATCAGGGTGAAGGCCGCGCCGCCGTGCGCGAAGACGAAATCGCCGCTGCCGAGCCGGTGCGGTCCGATGACGGCGGCGAGCAGCGGCGCGACGACCGCGCCGAACCCGACGCTGACGCGGACGACGGCCTGCAGATGCGCGGTCATCCGGGGCCGGCGGGCCTCCTCGGACTCCTGGTCCAGGAGGACGTGGCCGGTGTGGGCGGCGATACCGGCCAGCACGCCCGCGACCCAGGCGATCAGCACGACGGTGGTCGTGTCGTGCACCAGGCCCACCGTGAGCAGCGCGAGCCCGGTCAGCGCGACCGACAGCGCCAGCAGCCTGCGCCGCGACAGACCCGGGAGGAACTTCGGGGCCCAGCGGATACCCAGAGCCGGACCGCCGGCCAGCACGAGGGCGAGCAGCGCGAACGCGACCGGCCCGCCGCCGAGGTCCATGGCCTGCAGCGGGGCGACGCCCACGGCCGCGGCGATCGCGCCCGCCACTCCGGCGCAGGCGAGCACGAGCAGCGGAACGGCACCGGTGCGGCCCTTGTCGGCACCGGTACCGGAGGCGACACGGGGCCGGCGCAGCCCCTCCAGGGGGGAGCGGGTGCGGCTGGTCTGCCCGCCGGGCAGTTCGAGGAAGGTGAGGATCGAGATCGACGCGGCGAAGAGTCCGGCGCCGACATACGAGCCGAGGGCGGCCTGGTGGGTGTGGAACCACTCCACGCCGGTGCCCAGCAGCCTGCCGATGAGGGTGACGACGAGCAGCCCGGCGGCGGCGATCGGCAGCGTCAGGAAGTTCGTACGGAGCGAGAGCCGCCGCAGCGCGTCCAGGTGGTCGGGCAGCGGGCGCACGGCCGCGCCCTCGGCGGGCGGTGCCGGGAGCAGCGAGGGCGCCGCGCCGTCCTTGGCGACGGTCCAGAAGCGCTCCGCGACGCCGACGACGAAGGTGGTGATGAGCAGCCAGGCGACGGCGTCGGCCGGGGCCCAGTCGATCCACAGCGGCGCGATGAGGAGCAGCACCAGCCGCAGACCGTCCGCGCCGACCATGGTCCAGCGGCGGTCCAGCGGACCGGAGGGGCCGATGAGCGCCGCGAGCGGCCCGAGGAGCACCGCGCCGAACAGCACGGTCGCCAGGAGCCGTACGCCCAGCACCACCGCGACCGCGAAGGCCGCGCCGCGATACCCGCCGCCGAAGGAGTCGGCCGCCACGGACGCCTGCAGCGTCAGCAGCACCAGCACCAGCACGGCGAGCGCGTCCCCCGCGCCGCCGACGAGTTGGGCGCTCCAGAGCCGTCGCAGCGGCTGATAGCGCAGCAGGGCTCGTACGGCCCGCTCGCGGGAGTCCGCGGCAAGGGCACCGGAGGTGGCGGTCACGTCCGTTGGCTGCTCTCGCGTCATCCCGCCAGCCTATCCGGATCACATGAATCCACGGCCCCCCGGCCGAACAAACGGGCGGTGAGCCGTGGATGGCGCGGGGATTGCTCCGCCTTGCTCCGCTTTCCTACTCGGCGTCGGCCGACGACTTCTTGGCCGCTGCCGTCTTCTTGGCGGCGGTCTTCGCGGTCGTCTTCTTGGCGGTCGTCTTCTTCGCCGCGGTCTTCTTGGCGGCCGTCTTGGTCGCCGTCGCCTTCTTGGCCGCGGTCTTCTTCGCCGCCGTCTTCTTGGCGGTCTTCTTGGCCGGGCCCTTGGCGCGCTTCTCGGCGAGCAACTCGAAGCCGCGCTCGGGCGTGATGGTCTCCACGTCGTCGTCGCGGCGCAGCGTCGCGTTGGTCTCGCCGTCCGTGACGTACGGGCCGAAGCGGCCGTCCTTCACCACCACGGGCCGCTCGCTGACCGGGTCGGTGCCCAGCTCCTTCAGCGGCGGCTTGGCCGCGGCCCGGCCACGCTGCTTGGGCTGGGCATAGATCGCCAGCGCCTCCTCGAGCGTGATGGTGAAGAGCTGCTCCTCGCTCTCCAGCGACCGCGAGTCCGTGCCCTTCTTCAGGTACGGGCCGTAGCGGCCGTTCTGCGCGGTGATCTCCACACCCTCGGGGTCGGCGCCGACCACACGCGGCAGCGACATCAGTTTGAGCGCGTCCTCCAGGGTCACCGTGTCCAGGGACATCGACTTCAGGAGGGACGCGGTGCGCGGCTTGACGGCGTTCTTACCGCTCTTGGGAGTGTCCTCGGGGAGCACCTCGGTGACGTACGGGCCGTAGCGGCCGTCCTTGGCCACGATCATGCGACCGGTGTCGGGGTCGGGGCCCAGCTCGAACTCACCGCTCGGCTTGGCGAGCAGCTCCTCCGCGTACGCCACGGTCAGCTCGTCCGGCGGCATGTCGTCGGGGACGTCGGCGCGCCGGCCGGTGCCGCCCTCGATCTCCGTCGGGCGCTCGACGTACGGCCCGTAGCGGCCGACGCGCAGCACGATGCCGTCGCCCACGGGGAAGGAGGAGATCTCCCGGGCGTCGATCGCGCCCAGGTCGGTGACCAGCTCCTTGAGGCCGCCGAGGTGGTCGCCGTCGCCGTTCCCGGCCTCGGCGGCGCCGGCCTGCGCGCCCTCGCCGAAGTAGAAGCGCTTCAGCCACGGCACGGCCTCGGCCTCGCCGCGCGCGATGCGGTCGAGATCGTCCTCCATCTTGGCGGTGAAGTCGTAGTCGACCAGCCGGCCGAAGTGCTTCTCCAGCAGGTTGACCACGGCGAAGCTCAGGAAGGAGGGCACGAGCGCGGTGCCCTTCTTGAAGACATAGCCGCGGTCGAGGATGGTGCCCAGGATCGTGGCGTAGGTCGAGGGGCGGCCGATCTCGCGCTCTTCGAGCTCCTTGACCAGCGACGCCTCGGTGTAGCGGGCCGGGGGCTTGGTCGCGTGGCCGTCGGCGGTGATCTCCTCGGCGGAGAGCCGGTCGCCCTCGGTGACCTGCGGCAGCCGGCGCTCGCGGTCGTCGAGCTCGGCGTTCGGGTCGTCGGCGCCCTCCACGTAGGCCTTCATGAAGCCGTGGAAGGTGATCGTCTTACCGGAGGCGGAGAACTCGGCGTCCCGGCCGTCGCTCGCCTGCCCGGCGATCTTGACGGTGACCGAGTTGCCGATCGCGTCCTTCA is a window of Streptomyces violaceusniger Tu 4113 DNA encoding:
- a CDS encoding ATP-binding protein, whose translation is MDTMSVSVATVRSATSVAGARESARDFLEGLVQPIAAEAADTVVLVVSELVTNALRHGGGTCTLDLTAHPDNIEVAVHDRSPQAPRMRTSDLNGGTGGFGWPMVNRLARATTVTGHTAGGKTVSALLAR
- a CDS encoding transposase yields the protein MSWSHPGRFRSEAAFAAFAGTPPIPASSGLTNRHRLNRRCDRQLNRALHTIVLIRMRIDPATKVYIQRRTTEGKSPREARRCLKRAIARQVVELLERGPAEESLTAANNLAMAA
- a CDS encoding alpha/beta hydrolase; amino-acid sequence: MNAPHSSRPLRTLGAALASAALLSSGCSADASSPPAASMSKKAVPAALRPYYEQSLSWRPCGGADFECATLKAPLDYARPGTGRDLRLAVSRKKATGPGRPLGSLLVNPGGPGGSAVGYLQSFAAVGYPTRVRARYDMVAMDPRGVADSEPVTCLSNKQMDAFTQTDQTPDGRGETTRLVAAYKKFAHGCAARSGRILRHVSTVEAARDMDVLRAALGDRKLHYLGASYGTFLGATYADLYPHRVGRLVLDGALDPTLSSRRINRDQTAGFETAFTAFAEDCVRRTGCPLGTGSVAAARDRLSAFFTRLDSHPVPTGESRALGEPLATMGVISAMYDETAWPQLRTALRSAMRGHGGGLLSLADLYYERDTDGSYANLMYANPAVNCLDLPPAFRTPAEVKKSLPAFRKASPVFGGALAWAALNCAYWPVRPTGNPHALHAKGAAPIVVVGTTRDPATPYPWARALAAQLSSATLLTYDGDGHTAYGRGSSCIDNAINTYLLTGRPPTPHTRCR
- a CDS encoding DNA polymerase III subunit delta', producing the protein MAVWDDLVGQDRVAAQLTAAARDAEALVTAAGLAAPAEKPMASSKMTHAWLFTGPPGSGRATAARAFAAALQCVSPDRALGGAPGCGFCDGCHTALVGTHADVEVVRTDMLTIGVKETRELVRRAQLSPAGGRWQVIVMEDADRLTEGAGNVLLKAVEEPAPRTVWLLCTPSLEDVLPTIRSRCRLLTLRTPPVEAVADLLVRRDGIDPGLAASAARATQGHIDRARRLATDERARARRAAVLKLPLRVDDVGGCLKAAQELIDAAAEDAKQVAEEVDVKETEELRAALGAAAGTGGRLPRGTAGAMKDLQDRQKRRATRTQRDTLDLALTDLIAFYRDVLALQLGSQVALANTDVRDALERIASGSKPERTLRRIEAITACRQALDSNVAPLLAVEAMTMALRAG
- the tmk gene encoding dTMP kinase is translated as MTREQPTDVTATSGALAADSRERAVRALLRYQPLRRLWSAQLVGGAGDALAVLVLVLLTLQASVAADSFGGGYRGAAFAVAVVLGVRLLATVLFGAVLLGPLAALIGPSGPLDRRWTMVGADGLRLVLLLIAPLWIDWAPADAVAWLLITTFVVGVAERFWTVAKDGAAPSLLPAPPAEGAAVRPLPDHLDALRRLSLRTNFLTLPIAAAGLLVVTLIGRLLGTGVEWFHTHQAALGSYVGAGLFAASISILTFLELPGGQTSRTRSPLEGLRRPRVASGTGADKGRTGAVPLLVLACAGVAGAIAAAVGVAPLQAMDLGGGPVAFALLALVLAGGPALGIRWAPKFLPGLSRRRLLALSVALTGLALLTVGLVHDTTTVVLIAWVAGVLAGIAAHTGHVLLDQESEEARRPRMTAHLQAVVRVSVGFGAVVAPLLAAVIGPHRLGSGDFVFAHGGAAFTLMLVGALLLPVAALVLGRTDDRQGVPLRRDLREALLGGGGTDEGPTATGFFIVIEGGDGSGKSTQVEALAEWIRAKGHEVVVTREPGATAIGKRLRSILLDVSSAGISHRAEALLYAADRAEHVDTVVRPALERGAVVISDRYIDSSVAYQGAGRDLAATEIARISRWATNGLVPHLTVLLDVSPETARERFTEAPDRLESEPAEFHQRVRSGFLALAAADPARYLVVDAGQLPEAVTSVVRHRLDQMLPLSDAEVKAQEEARKAAEEEARRRAEEEAARKAEEERLERERQEALAKARAEEEERKRRELEEARQREAERQAEAARQRAEDARRRAEEDRKRIEAEDRARAVDEERRRLEAEAEAVRRAEAEARRQEEQRKAEEALLRAEQARLAADAADAAASSGAEAPTVETETPAPPPHDAGGSRDAGGARDAAGPASGDPDSTKTVQTPRFDPWAEYVGEGGSGRPAAGPDADETTLLPPVPPQNGPDAGDTAVLPPVRPQDGPERRGGPDAEETAFPPQPPAEPPTNAADETAVLPPVRDERSADPADRVPPWLFRPDEGQEQAQGQGEGNERTREMPQYGQDQGHDQGQAQGGAESPRPRRRRPEWAEETPLDDLPSLADELLGPRDDEDGRRR
- the topA gene encoding type I DNA topoisomerase; this translates as MSPTTSETAQGGRRLVIVESPAKAKTIKGYLGPGYVVEASVGHIRDLPNGAAEVPDKYTGEVRRLGVDVEHDFQPVYVVNADKKSQVKKLKELLADSDELFLATDEDREGEAIAWHLQEVLKPKVPVRRMVFHEITKDAIRAAVANPRELNQRLVDAQETRRILDRLYGYEVSPVLWKKVMRGLSAGRVQSVATRLVVERERERIAFRSAEYWDLTGTFATGRAGDVSDPGTFGARLTAVDGLRVAQGRDFTSLGQLKDGVNVLHLDEAGARSLATALADTAFTVRSVESKPYRRSPYAPFRTTTLQQEASRKLGFGAKATMQVAQKLYENGYITYMRTDSTVLSDTAVTAARAQVTQLYGADYLPDKPRTYAGKVKNAQEAHEAIRPSGERFRTPAETGLSGDQFRLYELIWKRTVASQMKDAIGNSVTVKIAGQASDGRDAEFSASGKTITFHGFMKAYVEGADDPNAELDDRERRLPQVTEGDRLSAEEITADGHATKPPARYTEASLVKELEEREIGRPSTYATILGTILDRGYVFKKGTALVPSFLSFAVVNLLEKHFGRLVDYDFTAKMEDDLDRIARGEAEAVPWLKRFYFGEGAQAGAAEAGNGDGDHLGGLKELVTDLGAIDAREISSFPVGDGIVLRVGRYGPYVERPTEIEGGTGRRADVPDDMPPDELTVAYAEELLAKPSGEFELGPDPDTGRMIVAKDGRYGPYVTEVLPEDTPKSGKNAVKPRTASLLKSMSLDTVTLEDALKLMSLPRVVGADPEGVEITAQNGRYGPYLKKGTDSRSLESEEQLFTITLEEALAIYAQPKQRGRAAAKPPLKELGTDPVSERPVVVKDGRFGPYVTDGETNATLRRDDDVETITPERGFELLAEKRAKGPAKKTAKKTAAKKTAAKKATATKTAAKKTAAKKTTAKKTTAKTAAKKTAAAKKSSADAE